In Streptomyces sp. RFCAC02, the following proteins share a genomic window:
- a CDS encoding glycoside hydrolase family 9 protein, with translation MLGAALAAGLAAGALAASAAVTPATAAGPELIDNGGFSSGTTPWWWTENIPSTVVDGRLCADVPAGTTNPWDAIIGQDGIPLAAGESYALSFTASATTPITIRTNVQLAVDPWTTELASPDAIGATPTTVSHVFTAGADNDAAQLAFQIGGSDAAYTFCLDDVSLTGGAEPPVYEPDTGSPVRVNQVGYLTEGPKSGTVVTDATTARTWTLHDADGTEVATGSTVPQGVDPTSEQNVHTFDFSSVTEPGDGYTVTVDGETSEPFTIGDGIYDGLRDDALAFFYHQRSGIEIDADLVGEEYARPAGHANAAPNQGDDNVPCWQDRCDYTLDAAGGWYDAGDHGKYVVNGGISVAQLLSAYERDSAELGDSTLAVPERGNGVPDLLDEARWELDFLTSMQVPAGEELAGMAHHKLHDAQWTGLPTMPWEDPQPRELHPPSTAATLNLAAAAAQGARLFEEYDAAYAAELLTAAETAWDAAIAHPAVLADPTDGTGGGAYSDGNVSDEFFWAASELFITTGAAEYRQAVTGSELWNDTAALFPNGGFSWGSTAALGALDLATVDNGLTAGELATVRANVTDAADGFAAQAEQQAYGLPYLPDDYAYVWGSNSQVLNNMVVLAAAHDLTGDTEYRDAVLTGLDYILGRNPLNLSYVTGYGERDVENQHHRFWANQLDASLPHPPAGSLAGGPDSSLEDPVAQDTLGGCAPAMCYMDHIESYSTNEVTINWNAPLAWIAAYADGLGGDDGGEDPDDPDDPDDPDDPDDPDDPAACEVSYVSNRWSGGFSTQVTVRNTGDTAISAWELAWSFDDAQRITNHWNSVITQSGRDVTARPAAWNGTIQPGSSVNFGFNGTVSGAAADPDAFTLNGGACDTA, from the coding sequence CTGTTGGGAGCCGCGCTCGCCGCCGGGCTCGCCGCCGGGGCGCTCGCCGCGTCGGCCGCCGTCACCCCGGCCACCGCCGCGGGACCCGAGCTGATCGACAACGGCGGCTTCAGCAGCGGCACCACCCCCTGGTGGTGGACCGAGAACATCCCCTCGACCGTCGTGGACGGACGGCTGTGCGCGGATGTCCCGGCCGGCACCACCAACCCGTGGGACGCGATCATCGGCCAGGACGGCATTCCCCTGGCCGCTGGCGAGAGCTACGCCCTGTCGTTCACCGCCTCCGCCACCACGCCCATCACCATCCGCACGAACGTCCAGCTCGCCGTCGATCCGTGGACCACGGAGCTGGCCTCCCCCGACGCGATCGGCGCGACGCCCACCACGGTCAGCCACGTGTTCACGGCCGGGGCCGACAACGACGCGGCGCAGCTCGCGTTCCAGATCGGCGGCAGCGACGCGGCGTACACGTTCTGCCTCGACGACGTGTCGCTGACCGGCGGCGCCGAACCGCCCGTCTACGAGCCCGACACCGGCTCCCCCGTCCGCGTCAACCAGGTCGGCTACCTCACCGAGGGGCCGAAGAGCGGCACCGTCGTCACCGACGCGACGACCGCCAGGACCTGGACCCTGCACGACGCGGACGGCACCGAGGTCGCCACCGGCAGCACCGTGCCGCAGGGCGTGGACCCCACGTCCGAACAGAACGTGCACACCTTCGACTTCTCGTCCGTGACGGAGCCGGGTGACGGCTACACGGTCACCGTCGACGGCGAGACGAGCGAGCCGTTCACCATCGGCGACGGCATCTACGACGGCCTGCGCGACGACGCCCTGGCGTTCTTCTACCACCAGCGCAGCGGCATCGAGATCGACGCCGACCTCGTGGGCGAGGAGTACGCCCGCCCCGCCGGCCACGCGAACGCCGCACCGAACCAGGGTGACGACAACGTGCCGTGCTGGCAGGACCGCTGCGACTACACGCTCGACGCCGCCGGCGGCTGGTACGACGCGGGCGACCACGGCAAGTACGTCGTGAACGGCGGCATCTCCGTGGCGCAGCTCCTGTCCGCCTACGAGCGCGACTCCGCCGAGCTGGGCGACAGCACCCTCGCCGTGCCGGAGCGCGGCAACGGCGTGCCCGACCTCCTCGACGAGGCCAGGTGGGAGCTGGACTTCCTCACCTCGATGCAGGTCCCGGCCGGCGAGGAGCTGGCGGGCATGGCGCACCACAAGCTGCACGACGCGCAGTGGACGGGCCTGCCGACGATGCCCTGGGAGGACCCGCAGCCGCGTGAGCTGCACCCGCCGTCGACGGCGGCCACGCTGAACCTGGCGGCGGCGGCCGCGCAGGGCGCCCGGCTGTTCGAGGAGTACGACGCGGCCTACGCGGCCGAGCTGCTCACGGCGGCCGAGACGGCGTGGGACGCGGCCATCGCGCACCCGGCGGTCCTCGCCGACCCGACCGACGGCACGGGCGGCGGCGCGTACAGCGACGGCAACGTGTCCGACGAGTTCTTCTGGGCGGCGTCCGAGCTGTTCATCACGACCGGGGCCGCGGAGTACCGGCAGGCCGTGACGGGCTCGGAGCTGTGGAACGACACGGCGGCGCTGTTCCCGAACGGCGGCTTCTCGTGGGGTTCGACGGCCGCCCTCGGCGCCCTCGACCTCGCCACCGTGGACAACGGCCTGACCGCCGGCGAGCTGGCGACGGTCCGGGCGAACGTCACGGACGCGGCCGACGGCTTCGCCGCGCAGGCGGAGCAGCAGGCGTACGGGCTGCCGTACCTGCCGGACGACTACGCGTACGTGTGGGGCTCGAACAGCCAGGTGCTGAACAACATGGTCGTCCTGGCGGCCGCGCACGACCTGACCGGGGACACGGAGTACCGCGACGCGGTGCTCACCGGCCTCGACTACATCCTCGGCCGGAACCCGCTGAACCTCAGCTACGTCACGGGCTACGGCGAGCGCGACGTCGAGAACCAGCACCACCGCTTCTGGGCGAACCAGCTCGACGCGAGCCTGCCGCACCCGCCCGCCGGCTCGCTGGCCGGCGGTCCGGACAGCTCGCTGGAGGACCCGGTCGCCCAGGACACGCTGGGCGGCTGCGCGCCGGCGATGTGCTACATGGACCACATCGAGTCGTACTCGACCAACGAGGTGACGATCAACTGGAACGCGCCGCTGGCCTGGATCGCCGCCTACGCGGACGGTCTCGGCGGTGACGACGGCGGCGAGGACCCGGACGACCCGGATGACCCCGACGACCCGGACGACCCGGACGACCCGGACGACCCGGCGGCCTGTGAGGTGTCGTACGTCTCCAACCGCTGGTCCGGCGGCTTCAGCACCCAGGTCACCGTCCGCAACACCGGTGACACCGCGATCAGCGCGTGGGAGCTGGCCTGGTCGTTCGACGACGCCCAGCGCATCACCAACCACTGGAACTCGGTGATCACCCAGAGCGGGCGTGACGTCACGGCGCGCCCGGCGGCCTGGAACGGCACGATCCAGCCGGGAAGTTCGGTGAACTTCGGGTTCAACGGGACGGTGAGCGGCGCCGCCGCCGATCCCGACGCGTTCACGCTGAACGGCGGGGCGTGCGACACGGCCTGA
- a CDS encoding DUF1707 domain-containing protein — protein sequence MSELVGRDLRASDAERERAVERIREAVAQGCLQLSELEERLDAAYRATTRGDLERVTRDLPEPDGRGALVVDEKPTSRSAIAVFGGFDRAGEWVVPERFVTVSVFGGGRVDLSRARFTARETRVYACALWGGGEIVVPEDVEVEVRGFGFFGMFGKGARRRAAPGAPRIVIRGFAIFGGIDTRVRRPKKKPRER from the coding sequence ATGAGCGAACTGGTGGGGCGTGATCTGCGGGCATCCGACGCGGAGCGCGAGCGCGCGGTCGAGCGGATCAGGGAGGCCGTCGCCCAGGGCTGCCTGCAACTGTCCGAGCTGGAGGAGCGCCTGGACGCCGCCTACCGGGCGACCACGCGCGGCGACCTGGAACGCGTCACCCGCGACCTGCCCGAACCGGACGGCAGGGGCGCCCTCGTGGTGGACGAGAAACCCACCTCGCGCAGCGCGATCGCCGTGTTCGGCGGCTTCGACCGGGCCGGCGAGTGGGTGGTGCCCGAACGCTTCGTCACCGTCTCGGTGTTCGGCGGCGGCCGGGTGGACCTGAGCAGGGCGCGCTTCACCGCGCGCGAGACCCGCGTGTACGCCTGCGCGCTGTGGGGCGGCGGCGAGATCGTCGTCCCGGAGGACGTCGAGGTGGAGGTGCGGGGCTTCGGCTTCTTCGGCATGTTCGGCAAGGGCGCACGCCGCCGCGCCGCACCGGGCGCCCCCCGCATCGTCATCCGGGGCTTCGCGATCTTCGGCGGCATCGACACCCGCGTCCGCAGACCGAAGAAGAAGCCGCGAGAGCGCTGA